From the Glandiceps talaboti chromosome 10, keGlaTala1.1, whole genome shotgun sequence genome, one window contains:
- the LOC144441267 gene encoding quinone oxidoreductase-like: MRAVRVAEYGEPEVMRVHDDVPIPEPSDNQVLIKIRAAGVNPWDSYLRQGLYTAESGQLPFTPGVDAAGIVHKVGSDVRKVKPGDRVFTDNCVTGSYAEYGAASEEFVYFLPDNLTFQQGAVLGVSYFTAYRALFKRGNAKAGEKVLIHGASGAVGIACLQLGGIYGLHMIGTAGSQQGLELIKEHGAEKSFNHREEGYMQQIEDTVGKGVDVIIENAAHINLQADLEILDWDGRIVLSTQYDSEHKEAGNGSSDLAKVPYSNLNSFAYQCVTNAKITKKLLLEEQ, translated from the exons ATGCGTGCTGTCAGAGTAGCAGAATATGGAGAACCAGAGGTCATGAGAGTTCATGACGACGTGCCAATACCAGAACCGTCAGACAATCAG GTTTTGATTAAGATAAGGGCTGCTGGTGTCAATCCGTGGGACTCTTACCTAAGACAAGGTTTATACACTGCAGAGTCAGGCCAATTACCGTTTACACCAGGAGTGGACGCCGCTGGAATTGTTCATAAGGTTGGCTCAGATGTAAGAAAGGTCAAG CCAGGTGACCGTGTTTTTACAGATAACTGTGTAACTGGTTCCTATGCCGAATATGGTGCTGCCTCTGAAGAATTCGTTTACTTTCTTCCAGACAATCTAACATTTCAACAAGGAGCTGTTCTGGGTGTTTCTTATTTTACAGCGTACAGGGCACTTTTCAAAAG AGGTAACGCAAAAGCTGGGGAAAAAGTTCTCATTCACGGAGCAAGTGGTGCA GTTGGTATTGCTTGTCTTCAGTTGGGTGGTATATATGGTCTTCACATGATCGGCACGGCAGGCAGTCAGCAGGGATTGGAGCTGATCAAAGAACATGGTGCTGAAAAAAGTTTCAACCATAGAGAAGAAGGTTACATGCAACAGATAGAG GATACGGTCGGTAAAGGCGTTGACGTCATCATTGAAAATGCTGCCCATATCAATCTCCAGGCAGATCTAGAAATACTTGATTGGGATGGAAGAATTGTG TTGTCAACACAATATGATTCAGAACACAAGGAAGCGGGAAACGGTAGTTCTGACTTGGCGAAAGTACCCTACTCGAATCTAAACAGCTTTGCTTATCAATGCGTCACaaatgccaaaatcacaaagaAGTTATTATTAGAAGAACAATAA